The genome window GAGGAGTTCGAGGCTCAGCCACCCGGCGAGGTACGCGACCGGCACGACGCCCAGCAGCAGCGCCCGGCCGAAGTCGGCGACGATCATCACGCGGCGCCGGTGCATGCGGTCCACCCATGCGCCCGCGAAGAGCGCGATCAAGAGAAAGGGCGCCGTGTCGGCGGCGCCCAGGATCCCCATCTGCACCGGCGTGGCGTGCAGCATCACGGCGGCCGCGAGGGGCAGCGCGAGCTGCGTCACCTGCGAACCGAGGACGGAGACCGTCTCCC of Clostridia bacterium contains these proteins:
- a CDS encoding MFS transporter is translated as MSLWRHRDFLKLWIGETVSVLGSQVTQLALPLAAAVMLHATPVQMGILGAADTAPFLLIALFAGAWVDRMHRRRVMIVADFGRALLLGVVPVAYLAGWLSLELL